In Flavobacteriales bacterium, the following proteins share a genomic window:
- a CDS encoding exosortase/archaeosortase family protein — translation MDLNLRHPIAKFLLRFAGLYLLWFLLYDLWLHPKGDLDSGVVFYTIWMAEDLLELLGYSVVTYSSRILAVEGTSGLSVGDACNAVTLIALFAGFMIAYPGKIKRKLYFIALGSISIYVLNVLRIVALAVMETISRSVTEFNHSYTFTFLMYGYIFFLWYWFIRKEEKENRQAA, via the coding sequence ATGGACCTGAATCTCCGGCATCCGATCGCAAAATTTCTGCTTCGCTTTGCAGGACTGTATTTGCTCTGGTTCCTGCTTTACGATTTATGGCTTCACCCGAAGGGTGATTTGGACTCGGGTGTTGTTTTTTACACCATCTGGATGGCAGAAGATCTCCTGGAATTGCTCGGTTATTCGGTAGTAACCTACAGCAGCAGAATTCTTGCGGTGGAAGGAACCTCCGGTCTATCGGTTGGTGATGCCTGCAATGCCGTAACGCTGATTGCATTATTTGCCGGATTTATGATTGCCTATCCCGGAAAAATAAAACGCAAACTCTATTTTATTGCACTCGGTTCCATTTCTATTTATGTACTCAATGTATTGCGCATTGTTGCACTTGCCGTGATGGAAACCATTTCCAGAAGTGTTACGGAATTCAATCACAGTTACACCTTCACTTTTCTGATGTACGGCTACATTTTTTTCCTCTGGTATTGGTTTATCCGTAAAGAAGAAAAAGAAAATCGACAGGCAGCATGA
- a CDS encoding acetyltransferase — MAKVVIFGVLDTAELAHYYLTHDSIHEVVAFTVNKEYLKEKHFKGLPVIPFEELNDFYPPNEYALFAPMTAKKMNTLRESIYLKGKEMGYSFVSYISSKATVCNNDIGENCFILEDNTLQPFTKIGNNVVLWSGNHIGHHGIIRDHVFFTSHVVLSGHCDVGSYSFFGVNATIRDYTKIGEGTLVAMSASITKDTEPWGVYMGSPAKLKDGVKSIDAY; from the coding sequence ATGGCTAAAGTTGTCATTTTTGGTGTTCTCGATACTGCAGAACTTGCCCATTACTATTTAACTCATGATTCAATTCATGAGGTAGTTGCTTTTACAGTAAATAAAGAATATTTAAAAGAGAAGCATTTTAAAGGACTTCCTGTTATTCCATTTGAAGAGCTTAACGATTTTTACCCTCCAAACGAATACGCATTATTCGCTCCGATGACTGCAAAAAAAATGAATACACTTCGTGAGAGTATTTATTTAAAAGGAAAAGAAATGGGCTATTCATTCGTCTCCTATATTAGTTCAAAAGCAACTGTTTGTAATAACGATATCGGCGAGAATTGCTTTATCCTGGAGGATAATACACTTCAGCCATTTACAAAAATCGGAAATAATGTTGTATTGTGGTCAGGGAATCACATTGGTCATCATGGCATAATTCGCGACCATGTTTTTTTTACTTCTCATGTTGTGCTTTCCGGACATTGTGATGTTGGATCTTATTCTTTTTTTGGAGTAAATGCAACAATTAGAGACTACACAAAAATTGGAGAAGGAACATTAGTAGCAATGTCAGCCAGTATTACAAAAGATACCGAACCTTGGGGGGTGTACATGGGTAGTCCTGCTAAACTAAAAGACGGTGTAAAAAGTATTGATGCTTATTAA
- a CDS encoding DegT/DnrJ/EryC1/StrS family aminotransferase, with amino-acid sequence MITVTKAFIPESGKLQVRLSQVWNSGHLTNNGPQLNELESRLSSYLNVSGLQIVSNGTIAIQIAMRALGIENGGKVLTTPYSYVATTNSILWENCVPVFVDINTTDFNVDVDLIEKYIDKDVKGMLFTHVYGFPCDVERIEQISKKYNLPVIYDAAHAFGVKLQGKSILNFGAMSTLSFHATKIFHMVEGGAIITSDLSKMEQLFLLKSFGHRGENYHQLGINGKNSEVHSAVGHCVLDSIDEILKVRKKQWEFYHESFIEEGTVYSLTVSPDVSYNYSYFPLVFTSEEIVLKVIKEMNNENIFPRRYFYPSLNELSFVNGNSCPISEDISRRVLCLPLYHDLNREDQIRIVNLIKTNL; translated from the coding sequence ATGATAACTGTAACCAAAGCTTTTATTCCCGAAAGTGGAAAATTGCAAGTAAGATTATCTCAGGTTTGGAATTCGGGTCATCTTACAAATAATGGCCCCCAATTAAATGAATTGGAATCTCGATTGTCCTCCTATTTAAATGTTTCTGGATTGCAAATTGTCTCTAATGGCACAATTGCTATTCAAATTGCTATGCGTGCTTTGGGGATTGAAAATGGTGGAAAAGTTCTTACAACACCTTATTCCTATGTTGCTACTACAAATTCAATTTTATGGGAAAATTGTGTTCCTGTTTTCGTAGATATTAACACTACTGACTTCAATGTAGATGTTGATTTAATTGAAAAGTATATTGATAAGGATGTTAAAGGAATGTTGTTTACCCACGTTTATGGATTTCCTTGTGATGTTGAACGAATTGAACAGATTTCAAAAAAATATAATTTACCTGTAATTTATGATGCTGCTCACGCATTCGGAGTGAAGTTACAGGGCAAATCAATTTTGAATTTTGGCGCCATGAGTACGCTAAGTTTTCATGCTACAAAAATCTTTCACATGGTTGAAGGCGGGGCTATTATTACCTCAGATCTATCCAAAATGGAACAATTGTTTTTATTAAAGAGTTTTGGTCATAGAGGTGAGAATTACCATCAATTAGGGATCAATGGAAAAAACTCCGAAGTGCATTCAGCAGTTGGCCATTGTGTATTGGATAGTATTGATGAAATTTTGAAAGTTCGAAAAAAACAGTGGGAATTCTACCATGAATCATTTATTGAGGAAGGAACTGTTTATTCCCTTACCGTTTCTCCTGATGTTTCCTATAATTACTCCTATTTTCCTTTAGTTTTTACATCGGAAGAAATTGTTTTGAAGGTTATTAAAGAAATGAATAATGAAAATATTTTTCCTAGAAGATATTTTTATCCTTCATTGAACGAATTATCTTTTGTAAATGGGAATTCGTGTCCAATATCTGAAGATATTTCACGCAGAGTATTGTGTTTGCCTCTTTATCATGATTTAAATAGGGAAGATCAAATTAGAATCGTAAATCTTATTAAAACCAACCTATGA
- a CDS encoding fused MFS/spermidine synthase, whose protein sequence is MKAAQTFLLLSFLEGASVMAAELIGAKMMAPFFGSSLYVWSAVMAITLGGLAGGYFTGGFFSSKKDPEKALYKVLVLAAVFMILLPFTGKFTLHLFGYLSLLPAVTISSLIILFPPVFMMGMVSPLIIRNITRDVEHAGQAAGTIYAISTLGGILATFAFGFWIIPYFGLSYPAIITGIVLGIYPAILLLKKKDFSGLALLFFFFWMLQFAAAPRLANAVKLVYNSEGLLGQVMILDFPNDIYSGDTSRHGQYTRWLFVNRVSQSMYNPYADTAAGEEMYFSYIHQLETLADTFSIEQPKALVLGLGGGSAAQMLYRQGFQVEVCELDARMEYVARNYFGLSPEVKVNIDDARHFIRTTKNKYDLILFDTFKGEDTPSHLITRESIEEIKTLLSENGILLINSFGFIDGEKGRGARCIFKTIRHAGLEAIIWPTHEDVETRNLVFVAGRNPIPDNAVFYSEKELNLEDALVLSDEYPLYEIINAPAGLSWRRAVIQSLKKDPYQGSIPVFE, encoded by the coding sequence GTGAAAGCCGCTCAAACATTTCTTTTACTTTCCTTTCTCGAAGGAGCCTCGGTGATGGCCGCGGAATTGATCGGGGCCAAAATGATGGCACCCTTTTTCGGTTCGTCACTCTATGTTTGGTCGGCCGTAATGGCCATTACCCTCGGTGGATTAGCCGGTGGATATTTTACGGGCGGATTTTTCTCTTCGAAAAAAGATCCGGAAAAGGCCTTGTACAAAGTGCTGGTGCTTGCTGCGGTTTTTATGATCCTGTTACCCTTTACCGGAAAATTCACTTTGCACCTATTCGGTTATTTATCCCTCTTGCCGGCCGTTACCATTAGTTCACTCATCATCTTATTCCCTCCGGTGTTTATGATGGGAATGGTTTCGCCATTAATTATCCGGAATATTACACGCGATGTGGAGCATGCCGGACAAGCGGCCGGAACCATTTACGCTATTTCTACACTGGGAGGAATCCTTGCCACTTTTGCATTTGGGTTTTGGATTATTCCTTATTTCGGACTCAGCTACCCGGCCATCATCACCGGAATTGTATTGGGAATTTATCCGGCAATTCTGCTTTTAAAAAAAAAAGACTTTAGCGGATTAGCCTTGCTTTTCTTTTTTTTCTGGATGCTACAATTTGCAGCAGCTCCCCGTTTGGCCAATGCAGTAAAATTAGTTTACAACTCAGAAGGGTTATTGGGACAAGTCATGATCCTCGATTTTCCCAATGATATTTATTCGGGCGACACTTCTCGCCACGGCCAATACACCCGCTGGTTATTTGTAAACCGCGTTTCGCAATCGATGTATAATCCCTATGCCGATACCGCCGCCGGGGAAGAAATGTATTTCAGTTACATTCATCAACTGGAGACGCTTGCTGATACCTTTAGCATAGAACAACCAAAGGCATTAGTATTGGGCTTAGGAGGAGGATCCGCTGCCCAGATGTTATACCGCCAGGGGTTTCAGGTAGAAGTTTGCGAACTCGATGCGCGAATGGAATACGTGGCTCGGAACTATTTTGGACTATCACCCGAGGTGAAGGTGAACATCGACGATGCCCGGCATTTTATCCGCACTACGAAAAATAAATACGATTTAATATTATTCGATACGTTTAAAGGAGAAGATACCCCCAGTCATTTAATCACCCGTGAAAGCATAGAGGAAATCAAAACCTTGCTTTCGGAAAATGGAATTTTACTGATCAACAGTTTCGGTTTTATTGATGGAGAAAAAGGAAGAGGTGCCCGTTGTATTTTTAAAACCATACGCCATGCGGGATTGGAAGCGATTATCTGGCCCACGCATGAAGATGTGGAAACACGAAATCTGGTTTTTGTTGCAGGGAGAAATCCTATACCCGACAATGCTGTTTTTTATTCGGAAAAAGAATTGAATTTAGAGGATGCACTGGTGTTGAGCGATGAATATCCACTCTATGAAATCATCAATGCTCCGGCGGGATTATCGTGGCGCAGGGCCGTTATTCAATCGCTCAAAAAAGATCCGTATCAGGGATCTATTCCGGTGTTTGAGTAG
- a CDS encoding polysaccharide biosynthesis tyrosine autokinase — MAKTLKNNNALIEMEDLRLILRILVKNWWIFIGLPLMLAIIGYFFAHRKSEQYGASCQILLKSGETYDYQNPLYKGLGYYGVYNDINNQMRILKSRDIIGNALDRLDFKVSYYIVGRIKTTELFGGMPFHVRDIDLINDGLYEFPIDFRINDLKTFTVSFSKNGDEFVKTFPFNEEIIDENFRMRVVTNELLNKKTVEKLSMNHYQFTVHSRENLIRKFLNGLSIENEEYTSILTITVQDEVPERAKMFLDTLSDVYVNYSLRSEMEINERTRLYIEKQLDEVTSIMDSIETELELYRTKKAIIDLPKESEQYFQELVRYDAKKRELELKIESINSLEDYVFMNDNERLLPPSFYILDKDNYLESTLNELYDIQLKRIEQKHSVTESSEIIKAVDRKMELLKKDLLIYIKNTRKAIGESMNDVQKQINYYEGLIKAIPKSERDMIGIERKLQVNEKLYVFLLEKRASTVIARAGIIPQVRLIESARVVGLINPGRKQKQVLYFLLIGLVLASIVAFFRHIFFERIENIRELSSLTSLNILAGIPFSANVSDDKIIIKEQPKSQITESFRSLRTTLQYYGDFSKPKVFLVSSLHPGEGKTFCSINLSYILAKSEKRVLLIDFDLHKPKVHKTMGMENSKGTSTYLIGRDSIETIIHHSDVDNLDIITAGPVPPNASELVVKKLVDELIEFGKSKYDVVVVDTPPIGLISDALSLIPKVDTAIIVMNTKYATRNAVKFLEEILSKETQTSVGLVLNSIKMKRIQYYYAKYGYGYGYGYGYGYGYGYGYGYGSGYGSGYGEDNKKENASVKRKKKRDGNEG, encoded by the coding sequence GTGGCTAAAACCTTGAAAAACAATAATGCACTAATTGAAATGGAAGACCTGAGATTAATCCTCAGGATTCTGGTTAAAAATTGGTGGATTTTTATTGGACTCCCCTTAATGTTAGCCATTATAGGATATTTCTTTGCGCACCGAAAATCTGAACAATACGGAGCAAGCTGTCAGATTCTGCTTAAATCCGGAGAAACCTATGATTACCAAAATCCATTGTATAAAGGGCTTGGGTACTATGGTGTTTACAATGATATCAATAATCAAATGCGGATTCTGAAATCGAGAGATATCATTGGTAATGCACTTGATCGGTTAGATTTTAAAGTATCCTATTACATTGTTGGTCGAATTAAAACCACAGAGCTTTTTGGTGGAATGCCCTTCCACGTTAGGGACATCGATCTAATCAATGATGGATTATATGAGTTCCCTATTGATTTCAGAATAAACGACCTCAAAACGTTCACAGTAAGTTTTTCTAAAAATGGCGATGAGTTTGTTAAAACCTTTCCATTTAACGAAGAAATTATTGATGAAAACTTTAGAATGAGAGTGGTAACCAATGAGCTTCTCAATAAAAAAACGGTTGAGAAACTTAGCATGAATCATTACCAGTTTACCGTTCATAGCAGAGAAAATCTGATTCGTAAATTTTTGAATGGACTAAGCATCGAAAATGAAGAATACACTTCCATTTTAACCATCACAGTTCAGGATGAGGTTCCGGAACGCGCAAAAATGTTTTTAGATACACTTTCGGATGTTTATGTCAATTATTCCCTGAGGTCGGAAATGGAAATTAATGAACGTACCCGGTTGTATATAGAAAAGCAATTGGATGAGGTTACTTCAATTATGGATTCCATTGAAACAGAATTGGAATTATACCGAACGAAAAAAGCAATTATTGATCTTCCGAAGGAAAGTGAACAATATTTTCAGGAGTTGGTACGCTATGACGCAAAAAAGCGAGAACTGGAACTGAAAATTGAAAGTATTAATTCACTGGAGGATTACGTCTTTATGAACGATAATGAACGCTTATTGCCTCCATCGTTTTATATTTTGGATAAGGATAATTATTTAGAATCCACACTCAATGAGCTATATGATATTCAACTGAAGCGCATAGAACAAAAACACAGTGTTACAGAATCCAGTGAGATCATAAAGGCTGTTGACCGAAAAATGGAATTGCTGAAAAAGGATTTATTGATTTACATAAAGAATACCCGAAAAGCGATTGGTGAAAGCATGAATGATGTTCAAAAGCAAATCAACTATTACGAAGGCTTAATTAAGGCTATTCCGAAATCGGAGCGGGATATGATTGGCATTGAACGTAAGCTTCAAGTGAATGAGAAATTATATGTTTTTCTATTAGAAAAACGTGCATCCACTGTTATTGCCCGCGCGGGTATTATTCCTCAGGTTCGCCTGATTGAATCTGCACGGGTAGTGGGATTAATTAATCCCGGCCGAAAACAAAAGCAGGTTTTATATTTTCTTTTGATCGGATTGGTTTTAGCATCTATTGTAGCGTTTTTCAGGCATATTTTCTTCGAACGAATTGAAAATATCAGAGAGTTGTCGTCCCTTACAAGTTTAAATATTTTGGCAGGGATTCCATTTTCTGCAAATGTTTCCGACGATAAAATCATTATTAAAGAACAACCAAAATCTCAAATTACTGAATCGTTCAGAAGTCTCCGGACAACCTTACAGTATTATGGAGATTTTTCGAAACCTAAAGTGTTTTTGGTTTCCTCTTTACACCCCGGTGAAGGAAAAACATTTTGCTCTATTAACCTTTCATATATTCTCGCCAAGTCTGAAAAAAGAGTTTTGTTAATTGACTTTGACCTCCACAAGCCAAAGGTGCACAAGACGATGGGAATGGAGAACTCAAAAGGTACATCTACTTACCTGATCGGAAGAGATTCCATAGAAACCATTATCCATCATTCAGATGTGGATAATTTGGATATAATCACTGCAGGACCCGTTCCTCCAAATGCTTCAGAGCTGGTGGTGAAAAAATTGGTGGATGAACTGATTGAATTTGGTAAATCGAAATACGATGTTGTAGTTGTGGATACCCCACCAATTGGATTAATCAGCGATGCATTGTCATTAATACCGAAAGTGGATACTGCCATTATTGTAATGAATACCAAATACGCCACCAGAAATGCGGTGAAGTTTTTGGAAGAAATCCTATCCAAAGAAACACAAACTTCCGTAGGTCTGGTTCTGAACAGCATTAAGATGAAACGCATTCAGTATTATTACGCGAAATATGGTTATGGATACGGCTATGGCTACGGCTACGGCTATGGCTATGGTTACGGCTATGGTTATGGAAGTGGTTATGGAAGTGGTTATGGAGAGGACAATAAGAAGGAAAATGCTTCAGTGAAAAGGAAGAAGAAAAGAGACGGTAATGAAGGATAA
- a CDS encoding glycosyltransferase produces MKISVCIITYNHFDYIERAISSVIDQKHDFEMEILIGDDGSTDGTSMICEKYAKMYPDLITHFIRDRSSGININGRRTGRKNFLDLLQSAKGEFIALLEGDDYWSDTTKLNLQVKALEKSPSASFSFHPVQILKGGEISQDYLNEFTPTIVEPSLIAKGNIIRTCSVVFRNNFEREINKILFSAPVGDYALHLINASFGHGIFINRNMAVYRIHEGGIWSNYKSISRNLEWNDMLSEFSTVFGEPIRSNLLYQQEEILNSLISYYKKENELGKVKEFELQLASVKTSCILKNIYSKKKRSSNFSRKSIFHRFISIISNRK; encoded by the coding sequence ATGAAAATTAGTGTTTGTATCATAACCTATAACCATTTCGATTATATCGAAAGAGCAATTTCTTCCGTAATTGATCAAAAGCATGATTTTGAGATGGAGATTTTAATTGGTGATGATGGATCAACAGATGGAACCTCTATGATTTGTGAGAAATATGCTAAAATGTATCCTGATTTGATAACCCATTTTATTAGGGATAGATCAAGTGGGATAAATATTAATGGACGAAGAACCGGAAGAAAAAATTTTCTAGATCTTTTGCAATCCGCAAAAGGGGAATTTATCGCTTTACTTGAAGGTGATGATTATTGGAGTGATACAACTAAATTAAACCTTCAGGTAAAAGCATTGGAAAAATCTCCTTCTGCTTCATTTTCATTTCATCCGGTACAAATACTTAAAGGAGGGGAAATTTCTCAGGATTACCTTAATGAATTTACTCCCACTATTGTAGAACCATCTCTGATTGCGAAAGGAAATATAATCCGAACTTGCAGTGTTGTTTTTCGGAATAATTTTGAAAGAGAAATAAATAAAATTCTTTTTAGTGCACCTGTAGGCGATTATGCTTTACACTTAATCAATGCCTCATTTGGCCATGGAATATTTATTAATCGAAATATGGCAGTTTATCGAATTCATGAAGGTGGTATTTGGAGTAATTACAAATCTATTTCCAGGAATTTGGAATGGAATGATATGCTAAGTGAATTCTCTACTGTATTTGGTGAACCAATACGATCAAATCTACTGTATCAACAGGAAGAAATTTTAAATTCATTGATTTCATATTATAAGAAAGAAAATGAATTAGGTAAAGTGAAGGAATTTGAATTACAATTGGCCTCAGTAAAGACGTCTTGCATTTTGAAAAATATTTATTCAAAGAAGAAAAGGTCTAGTAATTTTTCCCGGAAGTCCATATTTCACAGGTTTATTTCAATTATTTCCAATAGAAAATGA
- a CDS encoding ABC transporter permease, which produces MKDNTKDWDVIIKSDRKLWHFGFSELWRYRDLVFLFVRRDFVANYKQTVLGPLWHIIQPLLTTLTFTIIFGNIAGLSTDGSPKILFYLSGIIAWSYFSLGLTKTSTTFISNAHIFSKVYFPRLSVPISIVISNLISFGIQLLTFFGFLLYFILVENYSFNGNITIIFLPLLLILMAFLALGAGILVSSLTTKYRDISFLVGFGVQLMMYFSPVIFPLDTVEGKLKYLLLANPMTPIIEAFRYSLLGTGEFNWLHLSYSLVITLIMVLGGVIIFNKVERSFNDTV; this is translated from the coding sequence ATGAAGGATAATACTAAAGACTGGGATGTTATCATAAAGTCTGACCGAAAGCTATGGCATTTTGGTTTCTCTGAACTTTGGAGGTATAGGGATTTAGTTTTTTTATTTGTAAGACGAGATTTTGTAGCGAATTATAAGCAAACTGTTCTTGGCCCACTTTGGCATATTATTCAGCCGCTTCTTACGACCTTAACGTTTACCATAATTTTTGGGAATATTGCGGGTTTAAGCACTGATGGGAGTCCAAAAATTTTATTTTATTTATCGGGTATCATTGCATGGAGTTATTTTTCCTTAGGACTTACAAAAACTTCTACAACATTTATTTCGAATGCTCATATTTTTAGCAAAGTATATTTCCCTCGATTAAGTGTTCCTATCTCTATTGTGATTTCTAATTTAATTTCATTTGGAATTCAACTGTTGACTTTTTTTGGGTTTTTACTTTATTTTATTTTGGTTGAAAATTATTCCTTTAATGGAAATATCACCATAATTTTTCTTCCATTACTGTTGATACTTATGGCGTTTTTAGCTCTTGGAGCTGGAATTCTTGTTTCTTCTTTAACAACAAAATATAGAGATATTTCATTTCTTGTAGGGTTTGGAGTTCAGTTAATGATGTATTTCAGTCCAGTAATCTTCCCACTTGATACGGTTGAAGGAAAATTGAAATATTTGCTTTTAGCGAATCCGATGACGCCCATTATTGAAGCATTTCGCTATAGTCTTTTGGGCACAGGTGAGTTTAATTGGCTTCATCTTTCCTATAGCTTGGTAATTACCTTAATTATGGTTTTGGGAGGCGTTATCATATTTAATAAGGTTGAACGTAGTTTTAATGATACTGTATAA
- a CDS encoding ABC transporter ATP-binding protein: MNSRKTVIKVEHLTKRYRLGVFGSGTLREDISQFISKLKGKEADSNIIGPRSNEKGDFWALRDINFEVVEGEILGIIGKNGAGKSTLLKILSQITSPTQGEIKLKGRVASLLEVGTGFHPELTGRENIFLNGAILGMTKSEIRSKLDEIISFSGIEHHIDTPVKRYSSGMKVRLGFAVAAHLEPEILVIDEVLAVGDADFQKKCLGKMKDVSQSGRTVLFVSHNMTAVRSLCTRCVLLEEGKLIFDGSPDSAVSKYLGGEVGQRKFHSWELNSAFGNENCKLISIQVVNFSKESDAPISMDDMLGIEISYHLSDIKDRHDFTLQFKGPEGEILFATGTGGLTINQGNIGYNKAVLKVPENLFNSGTIEVNLLMVKNRREVITSLDSILSFTIVDGQKEEGQWLGKAKGYFAPKLDWKIENSSIR; the protein is encoded by the coding sequence ATGAATTCCAGGAAAACAGTCATTAAAGTAGAACATTTAACCAAGAGATATCGACTTGGAGTTTTCGGAAGTGGAACCTTACGTGAAGATATTAGCCAATTCATTTCGAAGCTTAAAGGAAAGGAAGCGGACTCTAACATTATTGGCCCCAGGTCAAATGAAAAAGGTGATTTTTGGGCATTGAGGGATATTAATTTTGAAGTTGTAGAAGGAGAAATATTAGGCATCATTGGTAAAAATGGAGCAGGAAAATCAACTTTATTAAAAATTTTGTCGCAAATCACCTCGCCAACGCAAGGTGAAATAAAATTAAAAGGTCGAGTTGCAAGTTTACTTGAGGTTGGCACAGGTTTTCATCCTGAACTAACAGGTAGAGAGAACATTTTCTTGAATGGGGCCATTTTAGGAATGACTAAGTCTGAAATTCGCTCTAAATTAGATGAAATTATTTCTTTTTCAGGTATTGAACACCATATCGATACTCCCGTAAAGAGATATTCTTCAGGAATGAAAGTTCGTTTAGGTTTTGCAGTCGCAGCACATTTAGAACCTGAGATACTTGTAATTGATGAAGTCCTGGCAGTAGGTGATGCTGATTTTCAAAAAAAATGTCTTGGTAAAATGAAAGACGTTTCACAAAGCGGACGTACAGTACTTTTTGTAAGCCATAATATGACTGCAGTTAGATCCTTGTGTACTCGTTGTGTTTTATTGGAAGAGGGAAAATTAATATTTGACGGAAGTCCTGATTCTGCAGTTTCAAAATATTTAGGAGGGGAAGTTGGGCAACGTAAATTTCATAGCTGGGAATTAAACAGCGCATTTGGCAATGAAAATTGTAAATTAATTTCCATTCAAGTTGTTAATTTTTCTAAAGAATCGGATGCCCCAATTTCAATGGATGACATGCTTGGAATTGAAATTTCCTATCATTTGTCTGACATTAAGGATCGCCATGATTTTACATTGCAATTTAAGGGCCCAGAAGGAGAGATTTTATTTGCAACAGGTACTGGTGGTTTAACAATAAATCAGGGAAACATTGGATACAATAAAGCAGTTTTGAAAGTGCCGGAAAATCTTTTTAATTCAGGCACAATCGAAGTAAATTTATTAATGGTCAAAAATAGAAGAGAAGTTATTACTTCATTAGACAGTATTTTGTCTTTTACAATAGTTGATGGTCAAAAAGAAGAAGGTCAATGGTTGGGGAAAGCAAAAGGATATTTTGCTCCTAAACTTGATTGGAAAATTGAAAATTCGTCAATAAGATGA
- a CDS encoding WbqC family protein has product MKLAVMQPYFFPYLGYYQLLNATDHFVFLDNVNYINKGWINRNNILVNGKPSLFTIPLSNGSQNEMINNVKVANADAWRTKFLKTIEMNYKKAPFYSNTLDIIDSSIDLNDQRISTWAEKSIINVSSYLGFQKQFSRSSSLSNIDVKGEERIISICLHHNAEMYVNLPGGKHLYHADKFQENGIELCFIDMQNSEYSQGKFPFVPYLSMIDVLMWNNVDSIKLMLSKYNLNHG; this is encoded by the coding sequence ATGAAGTTGGCGGTTATGCAACCTTATTTTTTCCCTTATTTAGGGTATTATCAGTTGTTAAATGCAACAGATCATTTTGTATTTCTGGATAATGTTAACTATATAAATAAAGGATGGATTAATCGGAATAATATTTTAGTTAACGGAAAGCCTTCATTATTTACCATTCCATTATCTAATGGAAGTCAAAATGAAATGATAAATAATGTGAAGGTTGCTAATGCGGATGCGTGGCGTACAAAGTTTCTAAAGACAATTGAAATGAATTATAAAAAGGCTCCATTTTATTCCAATACTCTTGATATTATTGATTCTTCCATCGATTTAAATGATCAACGGATTTCAACCTGGGCTGAAAAATCAATTATTAATGTTTCATCCTATTTAGGATTTCAAAAACAATTCTCAAGATCATCATCTTTATCGAATATTGACGTAAAAGGTGAAGAGCGAATTATATCCATCTGTCTTCACCATAATGCAGAAATGTATGTTAATCTGCCTGGTGGAAAACATCTCTATCATGCGGATAAATTTCAGGAAAACGGGATAGAACTTTGTTTTATTGATATGCAAAATTCAGAATATAGTCAAGGTAAATTTCCTTTCGTACCATATTTATCAATGATTGATGTTTTAATGTGGAATAATGTTGATTCAATAAAATTAATGCTGTCAAAATACAATCTTAATCATGGCTAA